The following is a genomic window from Oncorhynchus keta strain PuntledgeMale-10-30-2019 unplaced genomic scaffold, Oket_V2 Un_contig_12497_pilon_pilon, whole genome shotgun sequence.
tttatttttattttatttttttatttcacctttatttaaccaggtaggctagttgagaacaagttctcatttgcaactgcgacctggccaagataaaaagcatagcagtgtgaacagacaacacagagttacacatggagtaaacaattagcaagtcaataacacagtagaaaaaaaatgggcagtctatatacaatgtgtgcaaaggcatgaggagtaggcgaataatacaattttgcagattaacactggagtgataaatgatcagatgggcatgtacagagtaaatattggtgtgcaaaaagagcagaaaaagtaaataagtaaaaacagtataaaaacagtatgggaatgaggtaggtgaaaaaggaaTTGACTATTTACCTATAgtttatgtacagctgcagcgatcggttgctgctcggatagctgatgtttgaagttggtgagagacaaaagtctccaacttcagcgattttacaattcgttcagtcacaggcagcagagtactggaacgagaggcggccaaatgaggtgttggctttagggatgatcagtgagatacacctgctggagcgcgtgctacggatgggtgttgccatcgtgaccagtgaactgagataaggcggagctttacctagcatggacttgtaaatgacctggagccagtgggtctggcgacgtaatatgtagtgagggccagccgactagagcatacaagtcgcagtggtgggtggtataaggtgctttagtgacaaaacggatggcactgtgatagactgcatccagtttgctgagtagagtgttggaagccattttgtagatgacatcgccgaagtcgaggatcggtaggatagtcagttttactagggtaagcttggcagcgtgagtgaaggaggctttgttgcggaatagaaagccgactctggatttgatttttgattggagatgtttgatgtgagtctggaaggagagtttgcagtctagccagacacctaggtacttatagatgtccacatattcaaggttggaaccatccagggtggtgatgctagtcgggcatgcgggtgcaggcagcgatcggttgaaaagcatgcatttggttttactcgcgtttaaaagagcagttggaggccacggaaggagtgctgtatggcattgaagctcgtttggaggtttgatagcacagtgtcaatGACGGGcggtatatagaatggtgtggatctgcgtagaggtggatcaggaatcgcccgcagcaagcagcaacatcattgatatatacagagaaaagagtcggcgagaggtgaaccctgtggcacccccatagagactgccagaggaccggacagcatgccctctgatttgacacactgaactctgtctgcaaaagTAATTGgttgaaccaggcaaggcagtcatccgaaagaCCGAGGCTgtttgagtctgccgataaaatTTGAGTGATTGACAGAGAGGTCAGCCTTGGCGAGTCGATGAAAACtgactgcacagtactgtctttatcgatggcggttatgatatcatttagtaccttgagtgtggctgaggtgcaccgtgacggctcggaaaccagattgcgaCAGCGGAGAGAGATGCGGTGGGattgagatggtcagtgacctgtttgttgacttggctttcgagccttagataggcagggcaggatggataggTCTActtagcagtttgggtccagggtgtctcctcctttgaagggGATGACTGGCAGCCTTTCAATCAtaggggatctcagacgatatgaaagaggttgaacaggctggtaatgaggggttgcgacaatggcggcagatagtttcagaaatagcgggtccagattgtcaagcccagctgattgtacgggtccaggttttgcagctctttcagaacatctactATCTGGATTTggtaaggagaacctggagaggcttgggtgagaactaggggggcggagctgttggcttGAGGTTGgaagtagccaggcggaaggcatggccagccgttgagaaagtGCTATTGAggagttttcgataatcatggatttatcggtggggcaccgtgtttctagcctcagtgcagtgggcagctgggaggaggtgctcttgttctccatggacttcacagtgtcccagaactttttggagttggagctacaggatgcaaacttttgcctgaagaagctggccttagctttcctgactgactgcgtgtattggttctgacttccctgaacagttgcatatcacgggggctattcgatgctattgcagtccgccacaggatgttttgtgctggtcgaggcagtcaggtctggagtgaaccagggctgtatctgttcttggttctgcatttttgagacgggcatgcttatccaaaatggtgagaaGTTACTTTTAAGAATGACCCAGGCATCCTCACCTCAACTGGcagggatgaggtcaatgtccttccaggatacacgggccaggtcgattagaaaggcctgctcacagaagtgttttgggCGTTTGACagtgagggtggtcgtttgactgcggctccgtggcggatacagggcGATGAGGGCAGTGTCGCTgaatcctggttgaagacagcggaggtatatttggagggccagttggtcaggatagcgtctatgaggtgcccttgtttacagagttagggttgtacctggtaggttcccttgatttgcgtgagattgaggcatcagcttagattgtaggactgccggggtgttaagcatatcccagtttaggtcacctaacaggacaaactctgaagctagatgggcgatcaattcacaaatggtgtccagggcacagctgggagctgacggggtcggtagcaggcggcaacagtgaagacttgtttctggagagagtaattttccaaattagtagttcaaactgtttgggtatggacctggaaagtatgacattactttgcaggctatctctgcagtagactgcgactccgcccctttggcagttctatcttgacggaagatgttatagttgggtatggaaatctctgaatttttggtggccttcctgagccaggattcagacacggcaaggacatcaggagttagcagagtgtgctaaagcagtgagtaaaacaaacttaaggagggaaggcttctgatgttgacatgcataaaaccaagacttttcgatcacagaagtcaacaaatagaggtacctggggacatgcagggcctgggttttacctccacatcaccgaggaacagaaggagtagtatgagggtgcggctaaaggctatcaaaactggtcgcctagagcgttgggggcagaggataagaggagcaggtttctgggcatggtagaatatattcagggcataatgcgcagacaggggtatggtggggtgcgggtacagcggaggtagcccaggcactgggtgatgatgagagaggttgtatctctggacatgctggttgtaatgggtgaggtcaccgcatgtgtggggggtgggacaaaggaggtaacagggggtatgcagagtggatctaggggctccattgtgaactaaaacaatgataactaacctgaacaacagtatacaaggcatattgacatttaggagagacatacagcgaggcatacagtaatcacaggtgttgaattgggaaagctagctaaaaacagtaggcgaggctaatcccagctagcacaacaaacagcaggtaaaatggcgttgactaggcaactgggccgacagataaaacaaacaagcagaatgggtaccgtgattaatggacagtccagcgtcgtCAGCTATGTGGCCAAAGATCAGTGTCCAGGGCAGCGGTGGATGGAgcaggaagctgggctggcgagtgttatcaggtttaaaaaaaaaaaaaaatggctaaataacttgtagctagttagctggttagcgtctggaggttcttgagtgtgtcataaaaaaataaaataaaaattaaaggtgatagcgattccgtatcacagtgggtgagcaggtttccggaaggtataaacaaaataaaaatcaaagagagatagaaagtaaatgggttcagagtgtttggaacgcagtgagccagatggttagcaggcctgtgctaacaagctaacagttcgtaggcccgggctagacaaagCTAGCCCCGTTGggcgaattagcaagcagggaatagcgagggctagagagctaacctttggggacgtcgcgatggggtgagtctgttatTCTCTTCTTATGGgtatcgacagaccggtcgtgggcgggtaattgtagcccaggagtatgctacaggagctctagtgcgctgggtgagctggaggcACAGCGTTTCAAGCtttcgcgggccttggccagcagatgatCTTTGGCGTGTCGCAGAAAAAGCCTGTTAGGCGCTACACTCGGACggtgtcggcggaccagtcgtgatggatcggcggggctccgtgtcggcagtaaagggtcagGCCAATTGGccaaagaggtattgttgggccctCTTGGCTAGTCGGGGAGATaggggcttagctcaaggctaactgtagcttgttttgggacagagcgTTAGCCAGGGTAGCCACTTTCGGttacagctagctagttgcgatgatccggtgtaaggTTTCAGGAgctgcggtaggaatccggagatgtggtagagaaagagcagtctgatatgctctgggttgatgtcgcgctggtgtcctagttagctttgaagaccgctagcaatggctaactgagtagtagtagctagttagctggctagcttctgatggtggttcggttctaaagtaaagtatagaaaagcagatccgtaccacattgggtgatgcaagttgcaggagagtatattcagctctagtttgaaagtgagattaaaatatgcgaaatatatacagaaaaaaacgaagaaaactatatttacactagacagaaTTTgaggacaagacaaaacacacgtccgattgctacgccatcttggttgacaatagagaagacatcaaatctatgaaataacacaaaatggaatcatgtagtaaccaataaagtgttaaacaaatcaaaatatatttgagattcttcaaagtagccacctttgccttgatgacagctttcacactcttggcattctctcaaccagctcatgaggtagtcacctggaatgcatttcaatttaacaggtgtgccttgttaaaagttcattttgtGGAATTGCTtttcttcttaatgtgtttgagccaaccagatgtgttgtgacaaggtagtggtggtatacagaagataaccctatttgtaaaagaccaagtccatattatggtaagaataATGGCAAGAATAtctcaaataatcaaagagaaacaacagtccatcattactttaagacatgaagttcagtcaataCGGACAATGTTGAATGTTTCCTCATGTAcagtcgtaaaaaccatcaaAGCTATGATggaactgtctctcatgaggaccgccacaggaaaggaagacccagagttccctctgctgcagaggataagttcattagagttaccagcctcagaaatttcagcccaaataaatacttcacagagttcaaataacagacacatctcaacatcaactgttcagaggggagCGTGAATCCGACAATcattgtcaaattgctgcaaagaaacaactacagACAGAAGATAGAAAAGTGTGTGTGCTCATTAGTAGAGGCTTGTCCTGACTGTTTGAGTGTAGAATGACCCCAGGATGTCTGGCCACTCAGCCAACAATTGACAGAAACGGACTGGTTCCTCTTGACGGAGACAGAGTAAAGGTTATATCACGCGCACCAGTAACAGAGCTCTTGTTCTGTTTGGAGCCTGTTTCTGGGCCAAAGACtcatgttctctgtgtgtgtgaccagtgCAATGCACTATACATCATCTGGGCCGACAGTCAAAGGCGCTTGCTTGTCCAACTTGGGGAACCAAGCAGCTACTGTTAGAGGAAGTATGTATGGAGGGACTTTATTAGTTTAAGGTAGAATTTCCACCACAATATAAAAATTACATTTGTGTTTGTGGATTAATTTTACTTCTGCAAGATGCCTTTATGAAGTTTGTGTGCTTCAAAACCATTCGTTATGTTTTTGCCCATTGAATACCATTCAAAGAGTGTTGAAAAAAAACCCAACGCTTATTTCCTGGAAAGAAACGCTACAGTGTAATCCTGAAATAGACAGTTGATAGACAGCTGATTTAAGTTTACCTGTTTGGTGATGTCGACACTGTTGGGTGTGGAGAGAGGGGGTGCAGTCTATCCTCAATGTGTACATacctgcaacacacacaaaaaacacacacacacacacctgagtgtCATTTTCACATGTGACAACCCACACAACCCctcccccatcacacacacacacacacacacaaactcacccTCTATTGCTGAGTCTGCATTGGATGTAAGCCACTGCTCCTCCTGCAGCACTCTTGGGCGTTTTCCTGtcaaggagaaagagacaggacagacatttAGATTAGAGTTTAGTCATCTCTGTTACCAGAGCACTACAGTACACGTTTCGCCACAACCTCACATAATGAGTGTAGTACCTCAGCCCACTCTGTTGATCCCAGCAGTCCAAACTCTTCTGCATCCCAACTGGCAAATACTATGGACCTCCTGGGCCTCCAGCCtatagtgaacacacacacacacacacacacacacacacacacacacacacacacacacacacacacacacacacacacacacacacacacacacacacacacacacagacacagacacatacacacacacacgcacaaagtcCATAGAAAACACACACTTGGCAAAATACATTGAACCTATAAAATATACAGCACTTCTCAGAGTCAAACATAATATGAGGAAACAGGCCTGACagaacattctagaacaataaATGAGGAACTATTCCAGACTGCTACAGTATGGAGAACATTCTCTAGAACAATACAGAGAACTATTCCAGACTGCTACAGTAtgggaacattctagaacaatacaGAGAACTATTCCAGACTGCTACAGCAGTATGAACTACTCCAGACTGCTACAGCAaacattctagaacaatacaGAGAACTATTCCAGACTGCTACAATGGGAaacattctagaacaatacaGAGAACTACTCCAGACTGCTACAATAtgggaacattctagaacaatacaGAGAACTACTCCAGACTGCTACAGCAtgggaacattctagaacaatacaGAGAACTATTCCAGACTGCTACAATAtgggaacattctagaacaatacaAAGAACTCCAGACTGCTACATGGcaacattctagaacaatacaGAGAACTATTCCAGACTGCAGCATGGGAaacattctagaacaatacaAAGAACTATTCCAGACTCCAGAACACTAGAACAATACAGAGTACTGCTACAGCAtgggaacattctagaacaatacaGAGAACTATTCCAGACTGCTACAATAtgggaacattctagaacaatacagagaactactccagactgctacagtatgggaacattctagaacaatacaGAGAACTACTCCAGACTGCTACAGCAtgggaacattctagaacaatacaAATAACTATTCCAGACTGCTACAATAtgggaacattctagaacaatacaGAGAACTACTCCAGACTGCTACAAGCAtgggaacattctagaacaatacaGAGAACTATTCCAGACTGCTACAGCATgggaacattctagaacataCAGAGAACTATTCCAGACTGAACAATACAGAGAACAATACAGAGAACTATTCCAGACTGCTACAATAtgggaacattctagaacaatacagagaactattccagactgctacagtatgggaacattctagaacaatacaGAGAACTATTCCAGACTGCTACAGCAtgggaacattctagaacaatacaAATAACTATTCCAGACTGCTACAATAtgggaacattctagaacaatacaGAGAACTACTCCAGACTGCTACAGCAtgggaacattctagaacaatacaGAGAACTACTCCAGACTGCTACAGCAtgggaacattctagaacaatacaGAGAACTACTCCAGACTGCTACAGCATGAGACCAGTCATCCATACAGAGTTTTGCAAGCAGATTACACCTGTGTTCAAGCTGTTTTATGTCTttatgatgcagctgtagtcatAAAGACTTGTCTCAGTacatagtggtctgtgtgtgtgtgtttttaaatgcatgtgtgtgttaatcTGACCCCCCCACACACCTTTTCTGAGCAGTTTCCCGGCGCTCCTTACACTCTCGTGCACCACGGCAGCTCCCGTTACCGGGTCGATCCCCCCGAACACCCAGGCATCCCGGTGGCCCCCAAGGATCACATAGCGGTCTGCCAAAaacggagagaggagggggggtcaCAATCAGCATCTACGGTGATCCTAATTCTGTTGTGAATCAAGTGTTGTGCCAGGTATTTGAAACAAAACAGTGATGATAGTTGTTGGTGTTGAGTTGTGTAGAGGAAGCTCCAGACTGTGTACAGCCAGCTCTGAACTGTCTCCCAACGTCTTGTCCCCTGGCTTCCATAAACGCGGTCAACAGGCCCTTACTAGAACATTCAGAGAAGGCTATGGGAAGTGGTACCTGGCTCCACGGCCCCTCGTAACCTCCCGATGACGTTGTATATCCGGGTCACCTGGTTGTTGGTGTGGATGTTCATACGCACCTTCCTGAGAACcacagagaggagtcagagacagagaggagacagaaacagagacagagaggagacagagacagtgaggaaacagagacagagaggagacagaaacagagacagagaggagacagcagaggaaacagagaggagagacagagaggagacagagaaacagagacagagaggagacagaaacagagagaaacagaaacagagaggagacagagaaacagagacagagaggagacagaaacagagaggaaacagacagagagagacagagacagagacagagaaacagagaggagtcagaaacagagaggagacagagacaggagagtcagaaacagagaggagacagagacagcgaggaaacagagacagagaggagacagaacagagacagagacagagacagagacaagagaggagacagaaacagagaggaaacagagacagagaggagacagagacagagaggagacagagacagagaggagacagagaaacaaacagcgaggaaacagacagagaggagacagagacagacagaggagacagacaagacagagaggagacagagacaagacagagaggaaacagacagagaggagacagaggagacagagagagaagacagagaggagacagagagagacagaggagacagaaacagagaggaaacagacagagaggagacagagacagagaggagacagacaaacagagaggaaacagacagagaggagacagagactgagaggagactgagaggagacagagacggagactgaggagacagagacagagaggagacagagaggagacaggagacaagacagagaggagacagagacagagacagagaggagacagagagagacagagagagaaacagagacagagacagagaaacagagaggagacagacagaggacacagagacagagaggagacagagacaggagacagagacagagagagagacagagaggagacagaaacagagagtgagacagagaggacagaaacagataggaaacagacagagaggagacagagagacagttgaggagacagaggcagagaggagacagagacaggagacagacagaggaaacagacagagaggagacagagacagaaacagagagaaacaggcagagaggaaacagacagagaggagacagagacagagaggagacagaggcagagaggagacagagacagagaggacagagactgagagggagacaggagagggacagagacagagagagcaagaaacagagacagagaggagacagagacagcgcaggaaacagagacagagaggagacagaaacagagacagagaggagacagagacagagaggatacagagagaggagacagagacagagagagagacagacagagagagagacagagacagagagagagacagagacagagagagagacagagacagagaggagacagagaggagacagagacagagaggagacagagacagagagagacagagacagagagagagacagagacagagacagagacagagacagagaggagacagagagagacagagacagagagagagacagagacagagagagcagagacagagacagagagagacagagacagaggagacagagacagagagagagacagagacagagagagagagagagacagagacagagagagagacagagagagagagcagagacagagagagacagacagagagagagacagagacagagagagagacagagacagagacagagagagacagagagagacagagacagagaggagacagacgagagagacagagacagagaggagacagagacagaga
Proteins encoded in this region:
- the LOC127917942 gene encoding putative N-acetylated-alpha-linked acidic dipeptidase, whose amino-acid sequence is MNIHTNNQVTRIYNVIGRLRGAVEPDRYVILGGHRDAWVFGGIDPVTGAAVVHESVRSAGKLLRKGWRPRRSIVFASWDAEEFGLLGSTEWAE